The following coding sequences lie in one Bos indicus isolate NIAB-ARS_2022 breed Sahiwal x Tharparkar chromosome 12, NIAB-ARS_B.indTharparkar_mat_pri_1.0, whole genome shotgun sequence genomic window:
- the STOML3 gene encoding stomatin-like protein 3, translated as MDPGASSPEKLDKENLVGIKNKGLGVCGWILLFLSFLLMVITFPISIWMCLKIIKEYERAVVFRLGRIQADKAKGPGLILILPCIDVFVKVDLRTVTCNIPPQEILTRDSVTTQVDGVVYYRIYSAVSAVANVNDVHQATFLLAQTTLRNVLGTRTLSQILAGREEIAHSIQTLLDDATELWGICVARVEIKDVRIPVQLQRSMAAEAEATREARAKVLAAEGEMNASKALKSASMVLAESPAALQLRYLQTLATVATEKNSTIVFPLPINMLEGIDGITYDNHKKVPNRA; from the exons GCATCAAGAATAAAGGGCTTGGTGTATGTGGCTGGatcctgcttttcctttctttcctgctgATGGTCATTACCTTCCCGATCTCCATATGGATGTGCTTGAAG ATCATTAAGGAGTATGAACGTGCTGTTGTATTCCGACTGGGACGCATCCAAGCTGACAAAGCCAAGGGGCCAG GTCTGATTCTGATCTTGCCCTGCATAGATGTGTTTGTCAAAGTTGATCTCCGGACCGTTACTTGCAACATTCCTCCCCAGGAG ATCCTCACCAGAGACTCTGTGACCACTCAGGTGGATGGAGTGGTCTATTACAGGATCTATAGCGCCGTCTCGGCGGTGGCTAATGTCAACGATGTCCATCAAGCCACGTTTCTGCTGGCTCAGACCACTCTGAGGAATGTCTTAGGGACACGGACCTTGTCCCAGATCCTAGCTGGCCGAGAAGAGATCGCCCATAGCATCCAG ACCTTACTTGATGATGCCACTGAGCTGTGGGGGATCTGCGTGGCCCGGGTGGAAATCAAAGACGTCCGGATTCCCGTGCAGTTGCAGAGGTCCATGGCCGCTGAGGCCGAGGCCACCCGGGAAGCCAGGGCCAAG GTCCTTGCAGCGGAAGGAGAAATGAATGCTTCTAAAGCTCTGAAGTCCGCCTCCATGGTGCTGGCCGAGTCCCCGGCAGCCCTCCAGCTGCGTTACCTGCAGACCTTAGCCACCGTGGCCACAGAGAAGAATTCCACCATTGTGTTTCCTCTGCCCATAAATATGCTAGAGGGCATTGATGGCATCACCTACGACAACCACAAGAAGGTCCCCAACAGAGCTTGA